One genomic region from Streptomyces sp. NBC_00457 encodes:
- the cyaB gene encoding class IV adenylate cyclase: MTTVDGQIEVERKRELADDGETLARLLTDLGWTPDASVTEVDTYYSRPDVDFMKTVECLRVRRRDGFSEITYKPPSTAATHSTDSVISKPETNVHLVPDHAEQADQLLENIGMRRLVRVEKHRTTYRHPAHPGVSVSIDMLAGVGAFVETEVISGDAAAAARTIADTEMRLGVADLPVVDLPYRDLALSHTPV; this comes from the coding sequence ATGACCACAGTGGACGGACAGATCGAAGTCGAACGAAAGCGGGAACTGGCCGACGACGGAGAGACACTGGCGCGGTTGCTGACCGATCTGGGCTGGACGCCCGACGCGTCCGTGACAGAGGTGGACACGTACTACAGCCGACCGGATGTCGACTTCATGAAGACTGTCGAATGCCTGCGGGTGCGACGGCGCGACGGCTTCTCAGAGATCACTTACAAGCCGCCGTCCACCGCGGCCACCCACAGCACGGACAGCGTGATCTCCAAGCCGGAAACGAACGTGCACCTCGTGCCCGACCACGCGGAACAGGCCGACCAGCTCCTGGAGAACATCGGGATGCGGCGTCTGGTCCGTGTGGAGAAGCACCGGACGACGTACCGGCACCCGGCGCATCCGGGAGTCTCGGTGAGCATCGACATGCTGGCCGGAGTCGGTGCCTTCGTGGAGACCGAGGTCATCAGTGGGGACGCTGCGGCGGCGGCGAGAACCATCGCGGACACCGAGATGCGCCTGGGGGTGGCCGACCTCCCAGTCGTCGATCTGCCGTACCGCGACCTCGCCCTCAGCCACACACCTGTGTAA